Proteins from a single region of Amycolatopsis sp. CA-230715:
- a CDS encoding glutamate--cysteine ligase has protein sequence MRIEFVPSRRSTIGAEWELALVDRRSGELASIAERVLRRMCPDGLDEHPKIKQELLLNTIEVVTGVCDTVGEVAEDLSTSIDELHAVLDPLGVEVFSAGSHPFSSWYQQKVTDKERYAKLIDRTQWWGRQMLIYGVHVHVGLDHRDKVLPVLDGLLKYAPHLQALSASSPYWGAEDTGYASNRALMFQQLPTAGLPFQFGTWDELEHYVDDMFVTGVIDHFSEIRWDIRPAPHFGTVEMRVCDGLPTLEEVAAISALTQCLVDDFSARLDQGETLPTLPPWHVQENKWRAARYGTDAIIILDAEGNERLVTDDVVDLLNRLEPVAKRLDCADELRGVETILRYGASYRRQRAVARRYNGSLKAVVASLVTEMRDGIDKD, from the coding sequence ATGCGCATCGAGTTCGTTCCGTCCCGCCGGTCGACCATCGGCGCGGAATGGGAGCTGGCGCTGGTCGACCGGCGCAGCGGTGAACTCGCCTCGATCGCCGAGCGCGTGCTGAGGAGGATGTGCCCTGACGGGCTCGACGAGCACCCGAAGATCAAGCAGGAACTGCTGCTCAACACGATCGAAGTGGTCACCGGCGTGTGCGACACGGTCGGTGAGGTCGCCGAGGACCTCAGCACCTCGATCGACGAGCTGCACGCCGTGCTGGACCCGCTCGGGGTCGAGGTGTTCTCCGCGGGCAGCCACCCGTTTTCCAGCTGGTACCAGCAGAAGGTGACCGACAAGGAGCGGTACGCCAAGCTCATCGACCGCACCCAGTGGTGGGGCAGGCAGATGCTGATCTACGGCGTGCACGTCCACGTGGGACTCGACCACCGGGACAAGGTGCTGCCCGTGCTGGACGGCCTGCTCAAGTACGCGCCGCACCTCCAGGCGCTCTCGGCGTCGTCGCCGTACTGGGGCGCCGAGGACACCGGCTACGCGTCGAACCGGGCGCTGATGTTCCAGCAGCTGCCCACCGCGGGCCTGCCGTTCCAGTTCGGCACCTGGGACGAGCTGGAGCACTACGTCGACGACATGTTCGTCACCGGCGTGATCGACCACTTCTCCGAGATCCGGTGGGACATCCGGCCCGCGCCGCACTTCGGCACCGTGGAGATGCGCGTGTGCGACGGGCTGCCGACGCTGGAGGAGGTCGCCGCGATCTCCGCGCTCACGCAGTGCCTCGTCGACGACTTCAGCGCCAGGCTCGACCAGGGCGAAACCCTGCCGACGCTGCCGCCGTGGCACGTGCAGGAGAACAAGTGGCGCGCCGCGCGCTACGGCACGGACGCGATCATCATCCTGGACGCCGAGGGCAACGAGCGCCTGGTCACCGACGACGTGGTGGACCTGCTGAACCGGCTGGAACCGGTCGCGAAGCGGCTCGACTGCGCCGACGAGCTGCGCGGCGTCGAAACGATCCTGCGCTACGGTGCGAGCTACCGGCGCCAGCGCGCGGTCGCGCGCCGGTACAACGGGAGTCTCAAGGCCGTCGTCGCGTCCCTGGTCACGGAAATGCGCGACGGCATCGACAAGGATTGA
- a CDS encoding alpha/beta hydrolase — MPVLPGAEPFSHTGSAGAGVLLCHGFTGTAGSMRPWGEHLAEAGFSVRVPLLPGHGTTWQEMNRTGWPDWYGHVRAELLGLLESHERVFVFGQSMGGTLTLRLAQEFGDRIAGIALVNPSVMTLRRDAKLMPVLAKLLPSVKGIASDIKKPGVTELAYDRLPVRAAASLAQLWRLVRADLAKVTQPLLLLHSVVDHVVEPVNSRIILDGVGSTDVTEVLLENSYHVATLDNDAPLIFDRSVEFVRAEVEAGRGGSR; from the coding sequence ATGCCCGTGCTCCCCGGCGCAGAACCGTTCTCGCACACCGGCTCCGCCGGAGCCGGGGTCCTGCTCTGCCACGGCTTCACCGGCACCGCGGGCAGCATGCGCCCGTGGGGCGAGCACCTCGCCGAGGCCGGGTTCTCGGTGCGCGTGCCGCTGCTGCCCGGCCACGGCACCACCTGGCAGGAGATGAACCGCACCGGCTGGCCCGACTGGTACGGCCACGTCCGCGCCGAACTGCTCGGCCTGCTGGAGTCGCACGAGCGGGTGTTCGTGTTCGGCCAGTCGATGGGCGGCACGCTGACGCTGCGGCTCGCCCAGGAGTTCGGCGACCGGATCGCCGGCATCGCGCTGGTCAACCCCTCGGTCATGACGCTGCGCCGGGACGCGAAGCTGATGCCGGTGCTGGCCAAGCTGCTGCCGTCGGTGAAGGGCATCGCCAGCGACATCAAGAAACCGGGCGTCACCGAGCTGGCCTACGACCGGCTGCCGGTGCGCGCCGCGGCGAGCCTCGCGCAGCTGTGGCGGCTCGTCCGCGCGGACCTGGCGAAGGTGACCCAGCCGCTTCTCCTGCTGCACTCGGTCGTTGATCACGTCGTGGAGCCGGTGAACTCGCGGATCATCCTGGACGGGGTCGGGAGCACCGACGTCACCGAGGTGCTGCTCGAAAACAGCTACCACGTCGCGACGCTGGACAACGACGCGCCGCTCATCTTCGATCGGAGCGTGGAATTCGTGCGGGCGGAAGTCGAGGCGGGCCGAGGCGGTTCACGGTGA
- a CDS encoding NUDIX domain-containing protein, with protein MVFRDGERFVRCACGQRHWGSYGAAGLLVTDPGRGVLLQRRAWWTHQGGTWGVPGGALRSGEAPLDAARREAREEAAVPPDLLMPTASSTVDHGTWRYTTVLATVRAQLRATVSDVESAELRWVPPDEVAALRLHPGFAEAWPTLADELDRALVLVVDAANVMGSRPDGWWRDRAGAAARLRDGLAGLAAAGVPDSGIGLLGRRPGWTWWPRIVLVVEGQARGVSTVDGVTVVAAPRDGDAEIVAQARRLVEERPYDHVLVATADRELRDRITAEGADPMSPRTLLSLLG; from the coding sequence ATGGTCTTCCGCGACGGTGAGCGGTTCGTGCGCTGCGCCTGCGGGCAGCGGCACTGGGGCAGCTACGGCGCGGCTGGCCTGCTGGTGACCGATCCCGGGCGCGGGGTGCTGCTGCAGCGCAGGGCGTGGTGGACCCACCAGGGCGGCACGTGGGGCGTGCCCGGTGGCGCGCTGCGCTCCGGCGAGGCCCCGCTGGACGCCGCGCGGCGGGAAGCTCGCGAAGAGGCCGCCGTGCCGCCCGACCTGCTCATGCCCACCGCCTCGTCCACTGTGGACCATGGAACTTGGCGCTACACGACCGTTCTCGCGACCGTCCGCGCACAGCTGCGCGCCACAGTGTCCGATGTGGAGAGTGCGGAGCTGCGCTGGGTGCCGCCGGATGAGGTCGCCGCGCTGCGCCTGCACCCCGGTTTCGCCGAGGCGTGGCCGACCCTCGCCGACGAGCTGGACCGGGCGCTCGTGCTCGTCGTGGACGCGGCGAACGTGATGGGGTCCCGGCCCGACGGCTGGTGGCGCGACCGCGCCGGTGCCGCGGCGAGGCTGCGCGACGGGCTGGCCGGGCTCGCGGCCGCGGGCGTGCCCGACTCCGGGATCGGCCTGCTCGGGCGCCGTCCCGGCTGGACCTGGTGGCCGAGGATCGTGCTGGTGGTCGAGGGCCAGGCGCGCGGTGTGTCCACAGTGGACGGGGTGACCGTGGTGGCGGCGCCGCGCGACGGCGACGCCGAGATCGTGGCGCAGGCACGGCGCCTGGTGGAGGAGCGCCCCTACGACCACGTGCTGGTGGCCACCGCGGACCGCGAACTACGCGACCGGATCACCGCCGAAGGCGCCGACCCGATGTCACCCCGCACGCTACTTTCCTTGCTGGGCTGA
- a CDS encoding ROK family protein, producing the protein MDVGGTSVRAGVVDETGSVLDTARVGTPGDEGALEDSIAGVIDELRKRHAGAGEIGAVGLAVAGFVRTDRRSVMFAPHLAWRDAPVADRISRRVGLPVTLEHDANAATIGEHRFGSARGAQVAVLIALGTGIGAGLLLGGRTYRGAHGVAPELGHLTVVPGGRPCSCGKYGCWERYCSGTALAATAIEQLARHPGTSTVLAREVLGDPGSVTGRRVAGAARDGDPIALKAMAELAKWLGEGLALVADVFDPEVVVIAGGVSESAPLFLDEAREHYASILTGSGHRPLARIRTAQLGDDAAIVGAAALAMDVAAAPKAAAGAVG; encoded by the coding sequence CTGGACGTGGGCGGGACGAGCGTGCGGGCCGGTGTCGTCGACGAAACCGGTTCGGTGCTCGACACCGCGAGGGTCGGCACGCCCGGCGACGAAGGCGCGTTGGAGGACTCGATCGCCGGTGTCATCGACGAGCTGCGCAAGCGGCACGCCGGGGCGGGCGAGATCGGCGCGGTCGGGCTCGCGGTCGCCGGGTTCGTCAGGACCGATCGCCGGTCGGTGATGTTCGCGCCGCACCTGGCGTGGCGGGACGCCCCGGTGGCCGACCGGATCTCGCGGCGCGTCGGGCTCCCGGTGACCCTCGAACACGACGCGAACGCGGCCACCATCGGCGAGCACCGCTTCGGCTCCGCGCGGGGCGCGCAGGTCGCGGTGCTGATCGCGCTCGGCACCGGGATCGGCGCCGGCCTCCTGCTCGGCGGCCGGACCTACCGCGGCGCGCACGGCGTGGCGCCCGAGCTGGGGCACCTCACCGTGGTGCCGGGCGGGCGGCCGTGTTCGTGCGGCAAGTACGGCTGCTGGGAGCGCTACTGCAGCGGCACCGCGCTCGCCGCGACCGCGATCGAGCAGCTCGCGCGCCACCCCGGCACCTCGACCGTGCTGGCGAGGGAGGTGCTCGGCGACCCCGGCTCGGTCACCGGGCGCAGGGTCGCCGGTGCCGCCCGCGACGGCGACCCGATCGCCCTGAAAGCCATGGCGGAGCTGGCGAAATGGCTCGGCGAGGGCCTCGCGCTCGTCGCGGACGTGTTCGATCCCGAGGTGGTGGTGATCGCGGGCGGGGTCTCCGAATCCGCGCCGCTGTTCCTCGACGAGGCGAGGGAGCACTACGCGAGCATCCTCACCGGCAGCGGGCACCGCCCGCTGGCAAGGATCCGCACCGCGCAGCTCGGCGACGACGCGGCGATCGTCGGCGCGGCCGCCCTCGCGATGGACGTCGCCGCGGCCCCGAAGGCCGCGGCCGGGGCAGTGGGGTAG